The Halobacterium sp. CBA1132 genome has a segment encoding these proteins:
- a CDS encoding class I SAM-dependent methyltransferase family protein, with protein MALAVVVPKADTEARIADLEAESVYDDSRKVAEHDAEHVELPVTERPGETTFERVVEQDDPEVRAPGLDDLLAERGWSEAERDRAPSSWAVVGTVILADFTDCPRPVEVGEAFLELHGEADTVLARGGIDGEHREPDVSVIAGEGDTETVHTEHGTKYAIDLSRVMFAPGNKAERARMGEVVSEDERVLDMFAGIGYFALPMARAGARVTAVEKNPESFRYLAENAQLNGVSRNLDCVLGDCRDVDTEADRVVMGYYDALGGGPVDDVETREGGPGYLDAALDNLVSGGVLHVHSAVPEAELWERPESRLRAGCERAGRAVDVADRRVVKSHSAGVEHVVLDARVA; from the coding sequence ATGGCGCTCGCCGTCGTCGTGCCGAAAGCCGACACCGAGGCCCGTATCGCCGACTTGGAAGCCGAGAGCGTCTACGACGACTCCCGCAAGGTCGCCGAACACGACGCCGAGCACGTCGAACTGCCGGTCACCGAGCGCCCCGGCGAGACGACCTTCGAGCGCGTCGTCGAACAGGACGACCCGGAGGTGCGCGCGCCCGGACTCGACGACCTGCTCGCGGAGCGCGGCTGGAGCGAGGCTGAGCGCGACCGCGCGCCCTCGTCGTGGGCGGTCGTCGGCACCGTGATTCTCGCGGACTTCACTGACTGCCCGCGCCCCGTCGAGGTTGGCGAGGCGTTCTTAGAACTCCACGGGGAGGCCGACACCGTGCTCGCGCGCGGCGGCATCGACGGCGAACACCGCGAACCCGACGTCTCCGTCATCGCGGGCGAAGGCGACACCGAGACCGTCCACACCGAGCACGGCACGAAGTACGCCATAGACCTCTCGCGAGTGATGTTCGCGCCCGGGAACAAGGCCGAGCGCGCCCGCATGGGCGAGGTCGTCAGTGAGGACGAGCGCGTCCTCGACATGTTCGCGGGCATCGGCTACTTCGCGCTCCCGATGGCGCGCGCCGGCGCCCGCGTCACCGCCGTCGAGAAGAACCCCGAGTCGTTCCGCTACCTCGCCGAGAACGCTCAACTCAACGGCGTCAGCCGAAATCTGGACTGCGTACTCGGGGACTGCCGCGACGTCGACACCGAGGCCGACCGCGTCGTCATGGGCTACTACGACGCGCTCGGCGGCGGCCCCGTCGACGACGTGGAGACGCGTGAGGGTGGCCCGGGCTATCTGGACGCCGCGCTCGACAACCTCGTTTCGGGGGGTGTCCTGCACGTCCACAGCGCCGTCCCGGAGGCGGAACTCTGGGAGCGTCCCGAGTCGCGACTCCGCGCTGGCTGCGAGCGCGCCGGGAGAGCGGTCGACGTGGCGGACCGACGCGTCGTGAAGTCCCACAGCGCGGGCGTCGAGCACGTCGTGTTGGACGCGCGCGTCGCGTAA
- a CDS encoding 60S ribosomal export protein NMD3, producing the protein MTDAGTFCPRCGDAIDAGDAAAERDDARGAQQASESSAGVTRRERSLCDACYFEDFEFVDAPERIEVMVCARCGAVHRGNRWVDVDADDYTDVAIEEVSEALAVHVEAEDVDWEVRPEQVDQNTIRMHCLFTGVVRGEVQTEEVTVPVKISRQTCKRCGRIAGDSFASIVQVRADGRDPTSDETERATELAHRIVAEMEETGDRNAFVTDVSDAESGIDLKLSTNKIGLKLANKLIEEFGGGFEDHEKLVTEDEDGNEVYRVTYAVRLPEFKPGDVIDLADDDGGPVLVRSVHGNLKGVRVTTGESYEASYEDGDSPDARKLGERDDATDATVVTVEDDNAVQILDPETYESKTVPRPDYLDDDAATVPALKSRAGLHVLPEA; encoded by the coding sequence ATGACTGACGCAGGCACGTTCTGCCCCCGCTGCGGCGACGCCATCGACGCTGGCGACGCTGCCGCCGAGCGCGACGACGCTCGTGGCGCACAGCAGGCGTCGGAGTCGTCTGCTGGCGTCACCCGCCGCGAGCGCTCGCTGTGTGACGCCTGCTACTTCGAGGACTTCGAGTTCGTGGACGCGCCCGAGCGCATCGAAGTGATGGTGTGTGCGCGCTGCGGCGCGGTCCACCGCGGGAACCGCTGGGTGGACGTCGACGCCGACGACTACACCGACGTCGCCATCGAGGAGGTCAGCGAGGCGCTGGCGGTCCACGTCGAGGCCGAGGACGTCGACTGGGAGGTCCGTCCCGAGCAGGTCGACCAGAACACGATTCGGATGCACTGCCTGTTCACGGGCGTCGTCCGCGGCGAGGTCCAGACCGAGGAGGTCACCGTCCCGGTGAAAATCAGCCGGCAGACGTGCAAGCGCTGCGGCCGCATCGCGGGCGACTCGTTCGCCTCCATCGTACAGGTGCGGGCGGACGGCCGCGACCCGACCAGCGACGAGACCGAGCGCGCCACCGAACTCGCCCACCGCATCGTCGCGGAGATGGAGGAGACGGGCGACCGGAACGCCTTCGTCACGGACGTCTCCGACGCCGAGTCCGGCATCGACCTGAAGCTCTCGACGAACAAGATCGGTCTGAAACTCGCGAACAAACTCATCGAGGAGTTCGGCGGCGGCTTCGAGGACCACGAGAAGCTCGTCACCGAGGACGAGGACGGCAACGAGGTGTACCGCGTGACGTACGCCGTCCGCCTCCCCGAGTTCAAGCCCGGCGACGTCATCGACCTCGCGGACGACGACGGCGGTCCCGTGCTCGTGCGGTCGGTCCACGGCAACCTCAAGGGCGTCCGCGTCACGACGGGCGAGTCCTACGAGGCCAGCTACGAGGACGGCGACTCGCCCGACGCCCGCAAACTCGGCGAGCGCGACGACGCCACGGACGCCACCGTCGTCACCGTCGAGGACGACAACGCCGTCCAGATTCTGGACCCCGAGACCTACGAGTCCAAGACGGTCCCGCGGCCGGACTACCTCGACGACGACGCCGCCACCGTCCCCGCGCTCAAGTCCCGCGCCGGCCTCCACGTCCTCCCCGAGGCGTGA
- the radA gene encoding DNA repair and recombination protein RadA: MPEADLEELPGVGPATAEKLRENGFESFQSIAVASAGELSNTADIGDSTAADVIQGAREAADVGGFETGATVLERREQIGKLTWNVPEIDEMLGGGIETQSISEVYGEFGAGKSQVTHQLSVNVQLPQEQGGLHGRAIFIDSEDTFRPERIDDMVRGLSDEKIQAAMDDRDIDGSPDDEEAMEALVEEFLDKIHVAKGFNSNHQMLLAEKAQDIASEYEDDDYPVRLLCVDSLTAHFRAEYVGRGELADRQQKLNKHLHDLDKVGNLYNAAVVVTNQVQSNPDSFFGDPTKPIGGNILGHKSTFRMYLRKSKNDKRIVKLVDAPNLADGEAVMRVQDGGIKPE, translated from the coding sequence ATGCCCGAAGCAGACCTCGAGGAACTCCCCGGCGTCGGCCCCGCGACCGCGGAGAAACTCCGAGAGAACGGATTCGAGTCGTTCCAGAGCATCGCCGTCGCGTCCGCCGGCGAACTCTCCAACACCGCAGACATCGGCGACAGCACCGCCGCAGACGTCATCCAGGGCGCCCGCGAAGCCGCCGACGTCGGCGGCTTCGAGACCGGCGCGACCGTCCTCGAACGCCGCGAACAGATCGGCAAACTCACGTGGAACGTCCCCGAGATCGACGAGATGCTCGGCGGCGGCATCGAGACCCAGTCCATCTCGGAAGTGTACGGCGAGTTCGGCGCCGGCAAATCCCAGGTCACCCACCAGCTCTCGGTGAACGTCCAACTCCCCCAAGAACAGGGCGGCCTGCACGGACGCGCCATCTTCATCGACTCCGAGGACACGTTCCGCCCCGAACGCATCGACGACATGGTGCGCGGGCTCAGCGACGAGAAGATTCAGGCCGCGATGGACGACCGCGACATCGACGGCAGTCCCGACGACGAGGAAGCGATGGAGGCGCTCGTCGAGGAGTTCCTCGACAAGATTCACGTCGCGAAGGGGTTCAACTCCAACCACCAGATGCTCCTCGCGGAGAAAGCCCAGGACATCGCCTCCGAGTACGAGGACGACGACTATCCCGTCCGACTGCTCTGCGTCGACTCCCTGACTGCGCACTTCCGCGCGGAGTACGTCGGCCGCGGCGAACTCGCCGACCGCCAGCAGAAACTCAACAAACACCTCCACGACCTCGACAAGGTCGGCAACCTCTACAACGCCGCCGTCGTCGTCACCAACCAAGTGCAGTCCAACCCGGACTCCTTCTTCGGTGACCCCACGAAGCCCATCGGTGGCAACATCCTCGGCCACAAGTCCACGTTCCGGATGTACCTCCGCAAGTCCAAGAACGACAAGCGCATCGTCAAACTCGTCGACGCGCCCAACCTCGCCGACGGCGAAGCCGTCATGCGCGTCCAAGACGGCGGGATTAAGCCCGAATAG
- the sufU gene encoding Fe-S cluster assembly sulfur transfer protein SufU — protein MSMGSDMYRQQILDHYRNPRNHGELGDATFSRDGYNPSCGDELEFDVKLEDDGETIERVAFRGDGCAISQASASMLTQKLPGMTLEEVKELDTDDVLDMLGVEVTPMRVKCAVLSEKVVQDGAKIYEGEADVNETTTEDDD, from the coding sequence ATGAGTATGGGCTCGGACATGTACCGGCAGCAGATTCTCGACCACTACCGCAACCCCCGGAACCACGGCGAGCTCGGCGACGCGACGTTCTCCCGCGACGGCTACAACCCCTCGTGTGGCGACGAACTGGAGTTCGACGTGAAGCTCGAAGACGACGGGGAGACCATCGAGCGCGTGGCGTTCCGCGGCGACGGCTGCGCCATCAGCCAGGCCTCCGCGAGCATGCTCACGCAGAAGCTCCCGGGGATGACCCTCGAGGAAGTGAAAGAGCTCGACACCGACGACGTCCTCGACATGCTCGGCGTCGAAGTGACGCCGATGCGCGTGAAGTGCGCGGTGCTCTCCGAGAAGGTCGTCCAGGACGGCGCGAAAATCTACGAGGGCGAAGCCGACGTCAACGAGACGACCACCGAAGACGACGACTAA
- a CDS encoding aminotransferase class V-fold PLP-dependent enzyme → MEATEQDPLDVDAIRADFPILDREVSDGQPLVYLDNAATTQTPEQVVDVFSDYYRGYNANVHRGIHQLSQEASIAYEEAHDRLAEFVGADGREEMIFTKNTTESINLVAYAWGLNELSEGDAVVLSEMEHHSSFVTWREIAKKVGAEVRYIRVDDDGYLDMDHAAELIDDDVEMVSVVHASNVLGTVNPMRELADLAHEQDALILGDGAQSVPNRPVDVKELDVDFYVFSGHKMAGPTGIGGLYGKQEILEDMEPFLYGGDMIRRVSFEDTTWNDLPWKFEAGTPLIAQGIALAEAADYLDDVGMEAIQAHEERITEYAYERLDEFDDVEIYGPPADDRGAVVAFNVDGIHAHDLASILNDHGVAIRAGDHCTQPLHQKLDIAASVRASFYLYNTKEEVDALVDSLDAAREIFN, encoded by the coding sequence ATGGAAGCCACCGAGCAGGACCCCCTCGACGTCGACGCCATCCGGGCCGACTTCCCCATCCTCGACCGGGAGGTCAGCGACGGTCAGCCGCTCGTCTACCTCGACAACGCGGCGACGACGCAGACGCCCGAGCAGGTCGTCGACGTCTTCTCCGACTACTACCGCGGGTACAACGCGAACGTCCACCGCGGCATCCACCAGCTCAGTCAGGAAGCCTCCATCGCCTACGAGGAGGCCCACGACCGCCTCGCGGAGTTCGTCGGCGCGGACGGCCGCGAGGAGATGATTTTCACGAAGAACACCACCGAGTCCATCAACCTCGTGGCGTACGCGTGGGGACTCAACGAGCTCTCGGAGGGCGACGCGGTCGTACTCTCGGAGATGGAGCACCACTCGTCGTTCGTGACGTGGCGCGAGATCGCGAAGAAGGTCGGCGCGGAAGTCCGCTACATCCGCGTGGACGACGACGGCTACCTCGACATGGACCACGCCGCCGAACTCATCGACGACGACGTCGAGATGGTTTCGGTGGTCCACGCCTCGAACGTCCTCGGCACCGTCAACCCGATGCGCGAACTCGCGGACCTCGCCCACGAGCAGGACGCGCTCATCCTCGGTGACGGCGCCCAATCCGTCCCGAACCGCCCCGTCGACGTGAAGGAACTGGACGTCGACTTCTACGTCTTCTCCGGGCACAAGATGGCCGGCCCGACCGGCATCGGCGGTCTCTACGGCAAACAGGAGATTCTCGAAGACATGGAGCCGTTCCTCTACGGCGGCGACATGATTCGGCGCGTCTCCTTCGAGGACACCACGTGGAACGACCTCCCGTGGAAGTTCGAGGCCGGCACGCCGCTCATCGCGCAGGGCATCGCGCTCGCGGAAGCCGCCGACTACCTCGACGACGTCGGCATGGAGGCGATTCAGGCCCACGAGGAGCGCATCACGGAGTACGCCTACGAGCGCCTCGACGAATTCGACGACGTGGAAATCTACGGTCCGCCCGCGGACGACCGCGGCGCCGTCGTCGCGTTCAACGTCGACGGCATCCACGCCCACGACCTCGCGTCGATTCTGAACGACCACGGCGTCGCCATCCGCGCCGGCGACCACTGCACCCAGCCCCTCCACCAGAAGCTCGACATCGCTGCGTCCGTGCGTGCCTCGTTCTACCTCTACAACACCAAAGAAGAGGTCGACGCGCTCGTCGACTCGCTGGACGCCGCGCGCGAGATTTTCAACTAG
- a CDS encoding response regulator, whose amino-acid sequence MTALLGLLVVTMVGVLLIAFLSSNLDSSSTILSIVLASISTVLALFAVLLVYQHRLLSQERKEKIQAIETLSKIEEQYHPDVVVQSWSIGSDFASVTLSNHGFGAAKSFQLTVAAEVYKSDELISIVPDLLNVGMHRVSKREKDAIQPSESDVEFRSEDSLSFDSDATSEIAQYDSESIKYNVKLEFEDLIDNQHEKLVFTVDTPSGTEVTNIHDAIEEGFTTVESTAHTKGDSQPTILFVDDEKPLADLFATWLSDEYETIPVYSGQEAIEHLEDADLVFVDRRLPEMSGDRIAEVARERGYDIPIVALSAVDPSPEILDVPFDDYLLKPMARDVLIEEADRLLEIRDFSNEFREYFRLQSLTTTLRTHGDVEELEEDERYLAAVEKVREMEEDLDINQKK is encoded by the coding sequence GTGACGGCTCTTCTTGGACTGTTAGTTGTAACTATGGTCGGCGTCCTCCTAATCGCATTTCTGTCTTCTAATCTGGATAGCTCATCAACTATCTTGTCTATCGTTCTGGCGTCTATATCCACAGTTTTAGCCCTTTTTGCCGTCCTATTGGTATACCAACACCGCCTTCTCTCCCAAGAGAGAAAAGAGAAAATTCAGGCAATTGAAACACTCTCCAAAATAGAGGAACAATACCATCCTGATGTGGTAGTTCAGTCGTGGAGTATCGGCTCCGACTTCGCATCGGTCACGCTATCGAATCATGGATTTGGGGCTGCTAAATCCTTCCAGTTAACGGTGGCTGCTGAAGTATACAAATCTGATGAGCTCATCTCAATCGTTCCTGATCTACTGAATGTTGGCATGCACCGGGTTAGCAAGCGTGAAAAGGACGCGATCCAACCAAGCGAATCTGATGTCGAGTTCCGGTCGGAAGATTCTCTCTCATTTGATTCGGACGCTACAAGCGAAATAGCTCAGTATGATAGTGAATCTATAAAATACAACGTTAAATTAGAATTTGAGGATCTTATCGATAATCAACATGAGAAATTAGTTTTCACGGTTGACACTCCCTCTGGCACAGAAGTTACTAATATCCATGACGCGATTGAGGAGGGATTCACAACTGTCGAGAGTACCGCACACACCAAAGGAGATTCGCAGCCAACTATTCTCTTTGTGGATGATGAGAAGCCCCTTGCGGATCTTTTTGCTACTTGGTTGAGTGATGAGTATGAAACAATTCCTGTCTATTCGGGGCAGGAAGCCATTGAGCATCTGGAGGACGCGGACTTGGTTTTCGTTGACCGTCGATTGCCGGAAATGTCCGGTGATAGAATTGCCGAAGTTGCAAGAGAGCGAGGATATGATATCCCAATTGTCGCTCTAAGCGCTGTTGATCCGTCGCCTGAAATATTGGATGTCCCGTTTGATGATTACCTTCTAAAGCCGATGGCACGAGATGTCCTCATTGAGGAAGCTGATCGGCTACTTGAGATACGGGATTTCTCCAATGAATTTCGAGAATATTTCCGGCTCCAATCGTTGACAACTACACTTCGTACCCACGGTGATGTGGAGGAATTAGAAGAGGATGAGCGCTACTTAGCTGCTGTAGAAAAGGTCCGTGAAATGGAGGAGGATCTGGACATCAATCAGAAAAAGTAA
- a CDS encoding DUF424 domain-containing protein — MILSERQTDRGLLVTACDPDVLGETFANGDTEFTVNEEFYGGERVDPDAVRESLARANVANLVGVDVVDLAIEEGHVEEANVLDLDGTVHAQFMRL; from the coding sequence ATGATACTCAGCGAGCGACAGACCGACCGCGGCCTCCTCGTCACCGCCTGCGACCCCGACGTCCTCGGGGAGACGTTCGCCAACGGCGACACGGAGTTCACCGTGAACGAGGAGTTCTACGGCGGCGAGCGCGTCGACCCGGACGCCGTCCGCGAGTCGCTGGCCCGTGCGAACGTCGCGAACCTCGTCGGCGTCGACGTCGTCGACCTCGCCATCGAGGAGGGCCACGTCGAGGAAGCGAACGTGCTCGACCTCGACGGCACCGTGCACGCGCAGTTCATGCGGCTGTAG
- a CDS encoding tetratricopeptide repeat protein — protein MTDREEPEPPEDPVADHDFSEGEGFDDPYEGFDLDPPELSVDDPSSVDPVDSRVVSDSLDERVVQNDDVDADELVDVGLSYLGINRNEQAADAFERAARFTDDENLEQEAWVNKGIAHGQMEEWDEAVGSHREALFVAEDGDFEAEAHTNLAYALWEFDEDEEAYYHAEKAVRENDRLPQAWYNLGYIENERDRHEQALDALNNAVRLGFQQADVYEEKQRALEALGRDEEAQKVAQQAEDIREAQERDLVERE, from the coding sequence ATGACTGACCGAGAGGAGCCCGAGCCGCCCGAGGACCCGGTCGCGGACCACGACTTCTCCGAGGGGGAGGGCTTCGACGACCCCTACGAGGGGTTCGACCTCGACCCGCCGGAGCTCTCCGTCGACGACCCGTCGAGCGTCGACCCCGTCGACAGCCGCGTCGTCAGCGACTCGCTGGACGAGCGCGTCGTCCAGAACGACGACGTCGACGCCGACGAACTCGTCGACGTCGGCCTCAGCTACCTCGGCATCAACCGCAACGAGCAGGCCGCGGACGCCTTCGAGCGCGCCGCCCGCTTCACCGACGACGAGAACCTCGAACAGGAGGCGTGGGTGAACAAGGGCATCGCGCACGGCCAGATGGAGGAGTGGGACGAGGCCGTCGGCTCCCACCGGGAAGCCCTCTTCGTCGCCGAGGACGGCGACTTCGAGGCGGAAGCGCACACGAACCTCGCGTACGCCCTCTGGGAGTTCGACGAGGACGAGGAGGCCTACTACCACGCGGAGAAGGCCGTCCGGGAGAACGACCGGCTGCCACAGGCGTGGTACAACCTCGGCTACATCGAGAACGAGCGCGACCGCCACGAGCAGGCCCTCGACGCGCTGAACAACGCCGTCCGGCTGGGCTTCCAGCAGGCCGATGTCTACGAGGAGAAGCAGCGCGCCCTCGAAGCGCTCGGCCGCGACGAGGAAGCCCAGAAGGTCGCCCAGCAGGCCGAAGACATCCGGGAGGCCCAGGAGCGGGACCTCGTCGAGCGCGAGTGA
- the thpR gene encoding RNA 2',3'-cyclic phosphodiesterase: protein MRLFVSVDLPERLADSVADLQGALAEASGLDFVDPEQAHVTLKFLGEVDEGRERELAGALERAVDESGVEAFDAELAGLGVFPSLDYISVVWLGVDAGSAELARLHEGIETEFVDEHGFEAEDHEFTPHVTLARMNHAGGKELVQRLVEERHPEVGTVRVDEVRLTESTLTPAGPEYETVHAVDL, encoded by the coding sequence ATGCGGCTGTTCGTCAGTGTCGACCTCCCGGAGCGACTCGCCGATTCCGTCGCCGACCTACAGGGAGCACTTGCCGAGGCGTCGGGGTTGGACTTCGTGGACCCCGAGCAGGCCCACGTCACGCTGAAGTTCCTCGGTGAGGTCGACGAGGGCCGCGAGCGCGAACTCGCGGGTGCGCTGGAGCGAGCGGTTGACGAGAGCGGCGTCGAAGCGTTCGACGCGGAACTGGCCGGACTGGGCGTGTTCCCGAGTCTGGACTACATCTCTGTCGTGTGGCTCGGCGTCGACGCCGGCAGCGCCGAGCTCGCCCGGCTCCACGAGGGCATCGAGACCGAGTTCGTCGACGAGCACGGCTTCGAGGCCGAGGACCACGAGTTTACGCCCCACGTCACGCTCGCCCGCATGAACCACGCTGGCGGCAAGGAACTCGTCCAGCGTCTCGTCGAGGAGCGCCACCCCGAGGTCGGAACGGTGCGCGTCGACGAGGTCCGACTCACTGAGAGCACGCTCACGCCGGCCGGGCCCGAGTACGAGACTGTCCACGCCGTCGACCTCTAG